In Hyperolius riggenbachi isolate aHypRig1 chromosome 1, aHypRig1.pri, whole genome shotgun sequence, the genomic window caaaacgttcgtggggatggcatccgttacccccacttctttcattccgctgccggccccccaatccaggtggaccaaggcggtgggtatggcgggggtgacacccccaactcctttgacagccatagtcttgccaggaatgtactcctcagggttcacaagctgggggtgcactagagtcacctctgctccagtgtctcttagaccggtggtaaccgtatccccaaccgtgacaggttgcagattctctgcatagctacctgcattcctggtggcacacaacgcatttcgggccccgccagagtttggggcttccttcttcttttctgggcacgtagcactgatgtgacccggtttgttacaggcaaaacatctccgagtgtcaacggtgactgttctacctccaggcggctgcaggacttggcttcgctgggtgctcagaggagaaggtctcgcaggcttttctcccttccagctgggcgccgtagtcctccgaaagtcagatgctcgattggacgtgtaggcatcagcaactttcgcggcctcatccacggtcttcggctctcggtcccatacaaactgccggacctcaacaggacaagtgtggaggaactggtcttttattatcagttcctgcagggcatcaaaggtttcaaccgacagtccttttaaccactgctggaaggcagtgcgcaggttgcaagcatgatccaggtagctgtcattaggacctcgctgcactgtcctgaaacgttttcgatacagctctggcgtgaggtggtatcgcgcaatgatggctttcttaattgcctcaaagtctgtttcttcctcctgggggagactcacaaacgcctccagggccttgcctctcagccctggtgtgaggtatcttgcccactgctcacggggcaccccatactgccgacaagtcctttcaaacccctgtaggaaagtgtctatgtcagagtccttgtccatagcggggaacttatcctgggggattctgtggactcgctcaccttcgcgttctgcgggtccagcagaccggttctgctgctgaagtttagccagctccagctggtgttgccgttcagcactttccctctcggcctggagtcgctgggcagcttgttccttctgggcttgtcgtatttccctttctgcttgccgatgttccagaatcagctttaggcgcagttcgggctcagccgaacctagtagctgtaggtcggcttccagagatgtcatctccgtgttcggtggatcatccaggacattgtctccactcgcatcctgtggcgggagcgattcctcctctggcgtgtcgtgagctgcatccgctgacgttgaagcacgggctcgttctgcctcatcatgctcctcgagcgcacgaactaactgctccttagtctggccgctcaccgtctcgatgcctttgtgctcacacaggttgagtagtatctctttgtattgccttgcatagctggatgctttctgagccatcgtgttgcaaaaaagaaaaaggggggaggggaaagcaaacaccaagtgtgtatctttgaacaaaaaaaaaaacgtatatagattctgcactgagtagacttctgtaggctagttgcttctagcaagcttccagcctttagtactcagaatagcgagctaaactgcgtactaatgtactaaacgatgccaccactgccagccaattatgtcaggaaccggcccgcggcacgcctgcgtatacggttcccgactgcgggtttgaccagactgagaggggaagcagccttagtcaagctaaaacaaggctgggacccctcagaacacctctcactgccaccactagcggttcgctagacacttccactctgctgtcgagtcctcagcgcgcactccgcgttttcgtatttgggtcagctttgcgcttaggccaaatacgggaacgccacgcacccacacacacacacagttgcaatcttacactgtcgtgaagcaaagacccactaacagtcgttccgaacgatactgttagccactctgctgtcgctactcgcactggcgttgttcgtacgttgggtcagctgcgcgcttaggccaacgtatgacaaacgcccccacacacaatgcaattacaatttcatacggtagtgttgctcaagcatacaattaggcatgaacttatacacggttacacttcagtctcttctaggctatgagtgttagtttagtacggcagaagtcaaacttattaaataataatttaatattctagaaaaacatagaacagtgcagaacttaatatatacaaaaagattacaaaaaaaacaaagtaaaaatgttacaagataaaagttacaaaaataagaggttacaaagataacacacacggatatttgcgtaaaaataaacgggggaaaaaagaacgttaccagcttaggttagaacgttgtttgacgggaggacgccgtttcgaccaggagtcgcgatcctccctagctattcgctacctccgagagaagataccggtggctgtcctgggccagcttaaatagtccgaagtgtcccctggggcatttaatgtcctgcccccaggaactaatgcagtttccccgtttgtgacatcaccgaacgcttgtcataatctttcttgtgatatgcaaacttcaaaggggttcctgtgttagcttcttgaagtttgcagaattcaataggtgagattgtatcctatcaggcatcaaaaagcttcctgcacattatttccttggttaaagtgtattttcgcacatacatgaaaagatggccttttggttacaggtagcagtttgcctgtatttgcctgtagacagacgcagacaatcacacctgggacagtagatcaaaagtgactgctagtggcttaatgagctgcttccttgcctattgaaggtgactggtcgtattcactgaagacctctttagatgcaaatgtaggtctagtgacccacccacacaaatacatgaacagtccatgaatctagcctgcatctctacacctttgacataccacagcagatataaaaatgggaaaatgaaaatatattactgtattatccttaacagcatcagcaccccaatatatcgccACACACATTACTATCATAATTCAGAGGACTTACCCGCGTAGGTGCATTTACCACAGACAGGTTAAACCCATATAGAAAGGATGACCCCACAGCTCCAACCAGAGCAGCCATGATAAGCTTCCATGTGAAAtcctggatttaaaaaaaaaaaagtctcagtgCTATAAAATATACATTACCCTTCAGCATTAATATTCACTGTCTGTATGGTTCACAAAGCTCTTCTCTTGAACTATCTCACCTTGCTTATTTATTACCTCAACTAtaaagtcttgtacacacactagatggttcttggccaaggtgggctgcctgggTCTGCCTGTGCCAAGAATTTAGCACCAAGCCCCAGTggcatatctagaggggtacgtgcatggctcgtgccatgtgTGCTGCAGAATCATGGACGACGTGcgtgcccctgtgctgccccacCATACTTGCCCTTAGTGCTGCGTCACCATGCCTGCCCCGTCCTTCCCCATCGCTCAGACCTCAGACTACATTAATTCTAAAATCTGTGGaacatggctaccttaaagggaacctgagcagaGGCActgggtatgcatttaagcatGCCCACGTGTAATTGGTAATGtcgataaactcaccatgccctgTGTTATACTCTCTGCCTTCCGGTTACCCCATTCTAAATTACAGTGCAGCAGCGACTCTGCCGAAAGTCGCGCTGTGACCTTGGAACAGGAAGCATGTGGGTcttctctgtgcatgcgcagacttCCTGGCTTCTTCCTTTTCaattcccctcccctctgccacgCAACATATgtgctgttcccattcattatcTTTAATTAATCGTTAAACaaagtccccgtgtcaatgattgtcagcatcaatgagatgccgcggTCATTGTAACTATGAAGTAGCACATCCAAGCATTACTTCCTGCTCGTGTACTTATAGTacactaataggaaataatgcacaaGCACATCTTTTGGCcatatagtaaaattacacctacatacatttattttaataaaaaagacCTACACTTACATTTAAACACCTTACTTCCCACGGTATCCCctaattacccaaatacaatttttgcatcccaaaaaaaggcaaaaaaaaatacataaatagttaccgtagggactgaacttttttaataaatatgtcaAAACGATATATTAGCGTTAATCTTGTGAatatgagcttgtaaatagtgatggacgcaaaactgaaaaaatgcacctttatttccaaataaaatattggcaacatACATGGTacttgggaaatgttttaaatgttgcaataaccgggacaaatgggcaaataaaatgcgtggGTTATAATCATggttgcatgtattattttaatagccgaaaactataaaaaaaaatgatttttttccattttgtttcttaattttcctgttaaaatgcatttatagtaaaataattattagcaaaatgtaccacccaaagaaaacctaattggtggcgaacaaaaacaagatatagatcgtttcgtTGTGATCAGTGGTaacaaagttataggcaaatgaaagggaggggcgctgaaaggtgaaaatagctctggtacagaagggggaaaacacctcagtagtgaagtggttaaaatatgtgctattgtagatagtgTTGTGTTGTGTATAAGTTCTTTTGCCCTTATCTTATCagaagaaaatatatattttttttctaatggGTCAGGTCAATTTAATTTGTTGTGCTTTGTAGTGACAGGCAGCTCGGGGTATTGCTGGTGCTCGGAAAATGAATATCTATGGAATGGAGCCAGAGAAGTGAAGTCACACTATTACACTCTCCCACCTCCAGCCAGAGATCTGTCTTTTGCCATGCTTGTCCTTTTCTTTGACTTACATTTATCAAAGTCCTTCTTCAAGGTGCACAGCAAATACCTGAATCAGCAGTAAATACTCTGCTGGCTCTTCACTGACCATTGCCAGTTGTCAGTCAGAATACAGCAGCGGGCAGCACAGATTACACTCAGAATTTAAACAAGAGTATCacctacttaaaggacacctgaactgagagtaaTCTGTAggtggacatatttatttccttttaaggcggatctaaactcagaacttcatctctgctctaaatcatatgcaacagcataataacctttaaagaaaaacatttctttgttacagctaaaacaaatcttaaaataaacccacagtgtttctatttcctgcttccatagaagcagacatattggtaacatcctgtgctttcaaatgagcttatctgccttatctgccgtgGTAGTCAGGTGAGTGACATaggggagagatcaaactacaacttgtgattagacacagatgaggggaaattagacaggctaaagtctctaaatacatacagggtgcatttctctgttttccttctgtcctgtgcaagagttcaggtccactttaaacaatattATTTGTCTGGCGtcttgctaatctctttggctgcagtagtgtctgattcacacacctgaaacaagcatgcggctaatctagtcagatttagtcagaacatctgatgtgcgtgctaattcagggtctatggctaaaggtattacaggcaactggttttgttagtCCATGGAGATGGTAAGATTATTATTAGCTTattcaagcaaacctgaagtaacaATGAACTGAtgagagaaacttttttttttatcaacagcCATACTCCTAAACATGGCTTTTCTGAAACCCTGTAGTCTTATGGTGTATCTTAAGGTTAAAATCTACTGTTTAAGGTCTCCTATACATACCATGTCAATTATGAGCAAGCATATGCCCCAGTAGTTGCCCAAATaaaggtaagccagctataggtgccacagtataagtAAGAAGGCTATAGGTGCCACattataggtaagccagctataggtgccatagtatcggtaagccagctataggtgccatagcataggtaagccagctataggtgccacagtataagtaagccagctataggtgccatagtataagtaagccagctataggtgtaaccatataggtaagccagctattgGTGCCACattataggtaagccagctataggtgccacagtataagtAAGCAGGCTATAGGTGCCACattataggtaagccagctataggtgccatagtatcggtaagccagctataggtgccatagcataggtaagccagctataggtgccacagtataagtAAGCCAGCTATTGGTGCCACattataggtaagccagctataggtgccatggtataggtaagccagctataggttccatgGTATAGGTAAGCCAACTATAGGTGCCATAGtttaggtaagccagctataggtgccatagtataggtaagccagctataggtgccaccatATAgttaagccagctataggtgccatagtatagGTAAGCCTGCTATAGGTGCCATagcataggtaagccagctataggtgccacagtataagtaagccagctataggtgccacattataggtaagccagctataggtgccatagtataggtaagccagctataggtgccaccatATAgttaagccagctataggtgccaccatATAGTtaagccagctatagatgccatAGTATAGgtaaaccagctataggtgccatagtataggtaagccagctatagttgCTACAGTATAGGCAAGCCTGCTATAGGTGTCACAGTATATGTATGCCAGCTATagatgccacagtataggtaagccagctctAGGAGCATCCCTGTACTGTATAGAGTAGTCGGGGCTGTACGGCGAAGGAGACTACTGTTTACGGTTTCGATTGTCTCCTATACATACCATGTCAATTGTGAGCATAAGCCCAAGTAGTTGCCCCAATacaggtaagccagctataggtgccatagcataggtaagccagctatcgGTGCCACAGTATaagtaagccagctataggtgtaaccatataggtaagccagctataggtgctataGTATAGgtaaaccagctataggtgccatagtataggtaagccaactataggtgccacagtatatgtatgccagctataggtgcatccCTGTACTGTATAGAGTAGCCTGGGCTGTATGGCGAAGGAGTGTGCGATCATCACTGGAGAGAGCCTTGGTGAGTAAATACCCCACTGCTTAGTTCACAGCACCGCCCGCACATCCGGAGAGAAGGAGGGTGGATCAGAAATGACGGGGGaaagggagggacagagggactaaggatcagaagggagggggatggaaggagggagtgaggatcggaagggaggggggaggaaggggggaaatgCTGCCGCACTGCTCTGCCCTGCCGACTCCATGTGGGCTTCCCTGGGACTGATGGATGCATGTTGGCACACTGTGGGTATCACAGATCACTTCCCACAATGTGCTGCATCTATCAGTCTTAGGGAAGcccagagaagcaaaaaaaagtggCACAGGCGGCGCAGAGCAGTTTTGCCCTCGCGGCATGGATGAGCCTGACTCCTACATACCACTTTCAGCAACTTTTACCTGGACGAGTCAGGATCGTCCTTACCGCGCTGGAGgttaaaagttaattgaatagggggcCCTGGAGTCTTAACCCTcgtagaaagaaagaaaaaaaggaacacaagctAGTTCTATGCAGGACTGGCAATGTGCATACACGTTTCTCTCATCTTGTCACTTGTCACATCAGGTACACTTtcagccgaagctcgggtacaaaatcacatacttgcctaagaaaagggaagcctctggatcctaatgaggctttcctggGCGTCCTCTGGTACCCCGTTGCCGCTTGCGGACTCTCCAAAGGGTTTGTTGATAATATGTTTGAGGCCATACTCCTTTTCAAGTACgagccatactgcgcctgcacgagtacGGCCGCTCCTggacagtaagccagagccactcgtgctactgtgcaggcgcatctGACCACACCTATGCCAGGTCCCGGGCTGCGGGAGAGGACCAGTGGACAGCAAGAAAAGCCTTTGGATCccctctccctaggtaagtatttgtttctgaacctgagcttcagctttaacagtttgctaTGCGCAACAattaaatatgtatttattctaaataaATAAAACTCAGACTGCAGTAGCATCATCATCACTTACTTTCTTGTGTTTTTCTTCCTTCTCAGTTATGGTTATGCCGTTCAGGTGCCCCATTTTACAGTCTTCTTTTCCCTGTTAAAGCAAATACAGTAGCAGCATGCCATTAGTGACCTTCTTTGTCTTGGAGCTCCCTATAGCAGAAATGAAAACACAGCAATGATAAAGTCCTTTTTCACACTTACCACTGTATGGTCGCACCACAGCGGTAACTTGCagactccagcacccaaggctgagacatcaaagtgcgcccctccatcccccccaccccagccgtcacacactgattgctattagactaa contains:
- the LOC137561554 gene encoding uncharacterized protein, with the protein product SYARQYKEILLNLCEHKGIETVSGQTKEQLVRALEEHDEAERARASTSADAAHDTPEEESLPPQDASGDNVLDDPPNTEMTSLEADLQLLGSAEPELRLKLILEHRQAEREIRQAQKEQAAQRLQAERESAERQHQLELAKLQQQNRSAGPAEREGERVHRIPQDKFPAMDKDSDIDTFLQGFERTCRQYGVPREQWARYLTPGLRGKALEAFVSLPQEEETDFEAIKKAIIARYHLTPELYRKRFRTVQRGPNDSYLDHACNLRTAFQQWLKGLSVETFDALQELIIKDQFLHTCPVEVRQFVWDREPKTVDEAAKVADAYTSNRASDFRRTTAPSWKGEKPARPSPLSTQRSQVLQPPGGRTVTVDTRRCFACNKPGHISATCPEKKKEAPNSGGARNALCATRNAGSYAENLQPVTVGDTVTTGLRDTGAEVTLVHPQLVNPEEYIPGKTMAVKGVGGVTPAIPTALVHLDWGAGSGMKEVGVTDAIPTNVLLGTDLGRLAQSTRDAK